One genomic segment of Scylla paramamosain isolate STU-SP2022 chromosome 11, ASM3559412v1, whole genome shotgun sequence includes these proteins:
- the LOC135104809 gene encoding uncharacterized protein LOC135104809, translating to MASPMWMWCLTRAVQPRSRSPLKKKSAYDDSNHPTSLAMLLCYESCRGRSGTPFGPASRSGSRVSLTAGRPSSRSLPLCTPKEEEEDEGEEEKKEEDAEDSIEEEEERDHSVRTRTYSGTSLSSSTGGDTSELSRDTYRARHSRYCKCASTQEEEEEEEDEDEDEDEDEEQGAAVMVEARVVYASSHDPAFPPSAMLDGRPDTFWASTGLFPQVVVITLPAVTSLENLSILAYNVRRVSVARSVKALPTDFEDFVEKELPQVDGKLQNSVLSEQVTAAHLRLTITEGHGHFCSLHQVSVVGTSAKEAEAVKVTAVVASPKKRQHSPTKVMPKVIPVRKSGMDGGMDLTLPLDLTPTDDDEF from the exons ATGGCGTCTCCCATGTGGATGTGGTGTTTAACGAGGGCTGTGCAACCCAGGTCGCGGTCCCCTTTAAAGAAGAAGTCCGCATACGATGACAGTAACCATCCCACCTCTCTGGCAATGCTCCTCTGCTATGAATCCTGCAG AGGTCGCAGCGGCACGCCCTTCGGTCCTGCTTCCCGCTCCGGCAGCCGCGTGAGCCTGACCGCAGGCCGCCCATCCAGCAGGTCCCTTCCCCTCTGCAcgccgaaggaggaggaggaagacgagggagaggaggagaagaaggaggaagacgcaGAGGACTCaatcgaggaggaagaggagcgggACCACTCTGTTAGGACCCGCACGTATTCAG ggaCATCACTGAGCAGCAGCACGGGCGGGGACACCTCAGAACTCTCGAGGGACACCTACCGCGCCAGACACTCCAG GTACTGCAAGTGCGCGTccacccaggaggaggaggaggaggaggaggacgaggacgaggacgaagacgaggacgaggagcaggGGGCAGCAGTCATGGTGGAGGCGCGGGTGGTGTACGCCTCCAGCCACGATCCGGCCTTCCCGCCCTCCGCCATGCTGGACGG gCGGCCGGACACGTTCTGGGCCTCCACGGGGCTGTTCCctcaggtggtggtgatcaCGCTGCCTGCCGTCACCTCCCTTGAGAACCTCTCCATCTTGGCCTATAACG tgcGCAGGGTGAGTGTGGCCCGCAGTGTCAAGGCTTTACCAACAGATTTTGAAGATTTTGTCGAGAAAG AGCTGCCGCAGGTGGACGGCAAGCTGCAGAATTCCGTGCTGTCTGAGCAGGTGACCGCCGCCCACCTCAGGCTGACCATTactgaag GTCACGGTCACTTCTGCTCGCTGCACCAGGTGAGCGTGGTGGGGACAAGCGCGAAAGAGGCGGAGGCGGTGAAGGTGACGGCGGTGGTGGCCAGCCCCAAGAAGCGTCAGCATTCCCCCACcaag gtgATGCCCAAGGTGATTCCGGTGAGGAAGTCAGGCATGGATGGCGGCATGGACCTCACGCTGCCCCTTGACCTTACCCCCACTGACGACGATGAGTTCTAG
- the LOC135104812 gene encoding LOW QUALITY PROTEIN: uncharacterized protein LOC135104812 (The sequence of the model RefSeq protein was modified relative to this genomic sequence to represent the inferred CDS: deleted 2 bases in 1 codon), whose translation MDRTQYCILWNNYHGSLVNTLSLLRREGDLLDVTLVCGDGSEVLAHQLVLAACSSYFRNFLKNNPSKHPIVLLPMEIRYAELKAMVDFMYTGQVCVNQERLQAFIRGARYLRIKGLEDNGEDSDLEDLGQDLDGEKLSGGVSSGGAGGDTATNTTTVKGRLVKDHRYTQQVDLGDSDENREKWEVVERKPVILPRSQPPPTSGSGLRRRRRARSSLKKRAMHLSNNIVCYEQRTDCSDGHNDRQEPINKIRRLGSPGHFHDDDLDICTCTSRKVWSVRDTEALLKVWRETLTQVPPSYFIRSMALCKRVARRLQGRGIQKSWRQCQVKMKNLRREVRLYKESLGRGSSRKPSEVATACEKLLPDIEDIFNKEEGIRQEWYKMRAEERLKAEGRLVDGEAAPGDILAQVAVLADSDLCDEDTDAQECVGGDGMETEGDGGGFTEGEGFTEGEGGFVEGEVVDGGVHGAEDTAVHHIVEHVALPVVTKQEPHSGTEM comes from the exons ATGGACCGCACTCAGTACTGCATCCTGTGGAACAACTACCATGGCTCGCTGGTCAACACCCTCAGCCTGCTGCGGCGGGAGGGGGACCTGCTGGACGTGACGCTGGTGTGTGGTGACGGCAGTGAGGTGCTCGCCCACCAGTTGGTGCTGGCGGCCTGCTCCTCATACTTTAGAAATTTCCTCAAG AACAACCCCTCCAAACACCCCATTGTGCTGCTGCCGATGGAAATCCGCTATGCTGAGCTGAAGGCAATGGTGGACTTCATGTACactggccag gtgtgtgtgaaCCAGGAGCGGCTGCAGGCATTCATCAGGGGTGCCCGCTACCTGCGCATCAAGGGTCTGGAGGACAATGGGGAGGACAGTGACCtggag GACCTTGGCCAGGACCTGGATGGGGAGAAG CTCAGTGGGGGCGTCAGcagtggtggcgctggtggggACACagcaaccaacaccaccactgtcaAAGGACGCCTGGTGAAGGACCACCGCTACACTCAGCAG GTTGATCTTGGTGACTCGGATGAAAACCGTGAGAAGTGGGAGGTGGTGGAGCGAAAGCCAGTCATCCTTCCACGCTCCCAGCCACCACCAACCTCAG GTTCGGGtttgcggcggcggcggcgggcaaGGTCGTCCCTGAAGAAGCGAGCGATGCACCTGAGTAACAACATTGTCTGCTACGAACAGCGGACAGACTGCTCAGATGGCCACAACGACCGCCAGGAGCCCATCAACAAGATCAGGAGGCTGGGGTCACCGG GTCACTTCCATGACGATGACCTGGACATATGCACCTGCACGTCCCGCAAGGTGTGGTCAGTGCGGGACACAGAGGCGCTGCTCAAGGTGTGGCGGGAGACACTCACACAG GTGCCTCCCTCATATTTCATCCGCTCCATGGCCCTGTGCAAGCGTGTGGCACGGCGTCTGCAGGGACGAGGGATCCAGAAGAGTTGGCGCCAGTGTCAG GTGAAGATGAAGAATCTGCGACGAGAGGTGAGGCTGTACAAGGAGTCCCTGGGGCGTGGCAGCTCACGTAAGCCTTCTGAAGTAGCCACCGCCTGTGAGAAACTCCTGCCAGACATCGAAGACATTTTCAACAAG GAGGAAGGAATCCGACAAGAGTGGTACAAGATGCGGGCAGAGGAGCGGCTGAAGGCTGAGGGTCGCCTGGTGGATGGGGAGGCAGCGCCAGGTGACATCCTGGCTCAG gtGGCAGTGTTGGCTGACTCGGACCTGTGTGATGAGGACACTGACGCCCAGGAATGTGTGGGAGGTGATGGGATGGAGACtgagggtgatggtggaggCTTCACAGAGGGCGAGGGCTTcactgagggagagggaggctttGTAGAAGGTGAAGTGGTGGATGGTGGAGTGCATGGGGCAGAAGACACAGCTGTCCACCACATAGTGGAGCACGTGGCCCTGCCAGTGGTGACTAAGCAGGAGCCTCACTCTGGGACTGAGATGTAA